The following are encoded in a window of Pseudomonas sp. St316 genomic DNA:
- a CDS encoding ABC transporter permease, producing the protein MLLALQRTLWSYRGFVLGSVKREFQARYRNSLFGALWTVLNPLSMILVYTVIFSHIMRARLPGVEDGMAYSVYLCAGLLTWGLFAEITTRSQGMFLENANLLKKISFPRICLPVIVLFNAGINFAIILGLFLGFLLITGRWPGMALLALVPLLALQVMFAAGLGMLLGILNVFFRDVGQLFGICLQFWFWLTPIVYPMTILPPPIQQLLACNPMTALMQSYQNLFLYNQWPVWSSLVPLLVVGLLLCTLGLRMFRRRGGEMVDEL; encoded by the coding sequence ATGCTGCTGGCCTTGCAACGCACACTGTGGAGCTACCGCGGCTTCGTCCTTGGCAGCGTCAAGCGCGAGTTCCAGGCACGGTATCGCAACTCGTTGTTCGGCGCGTTGTGGACGGTGCTCAATCCGTTGTCGATGATCCTCGTCTACACGGTAATTTTTTCCCACATCATGCGTGCCCGCCTGCCCGGGGTGGAAGACGGCATGGCCTACAGCGTCTACCTCTGCGCCGGGCTGCTGACCTGGGGGTTGTTCGCGGAAATCACCACCCGCAGCCAGGGCATGTTCCTGGAAAACGCCAACCTGCTGAAGAAAATCAGCTTCCCCCGGATCTGCCTGCCGGTGATCGTGCTGTTCAACGCCGGGATCAACTTCGCGATCATCCTCGGGTTGTTTCTCGGTTTCCTGTTGATTACCGGGCGCTGGCCGGGCATGGCTTTGCTGGCCTTGGTGCCGTTGCTGGCCCTGCAAGTGATGTTCGCCGCCGGGTTGGGCATGCTGCTGGGGATTCTCAATGTGTTTTTCCGTGATGTCGGGCAGTTGTTCGGCATTTGCCTGCAATTCTGGTTCTGGCTCACGCCGATCGTGTACCCGATGACGATCCTGCCGCCGCCGATCCAGCAACTGCTCGCCTGCAATCCCATGACCGCCCTGATGCAGAGCTACCAGAACCTGTTTCTCTATAACCAATGGCCGGTGTGGAGCTCGCTGGTGCCGTTGCTGGTGGTCGGCCTGCTGTTATGCACCTTGGGCTTGCGCATGTTTCGACGGCGTGGCGGTGAAATGGTGGACGAACTCTGA
- a CDS encoding ABC transporter ATP-binding protein has product MGHLRVSGLGKAYKQYPNRWSRLFEWLIPFSRPRHQLHWILQGVDFEIQPGEAVGIVGVNGAGKSTLLKMITGTTQPTCGHIQLQGRVAALLELGMGFHPDFTGRQNAFMAGQLLGMQVEEIEALMPEIEGFAEIGEAIDQPVRTYSSGMQMRLAFSVATARRPDILIVDEALSVGDAYFQHKSFERIRSFRKAGTTLLIVSHDRSAIQSICDTAILLEHGRMAMRGKPEEVMDYYNAMLAQREGQVVRQEMLANGQVRTISGTGEAGIIDVQLLNSQGQSVEVAEIGQPMVLQVRVEVRQDIERLVLGFLIKDRLGQPMYGINTHRQDKAVTDLKAGEQITFRFSFDMRLGKGNYSVALSLSRLDSHLDRNFEWRDYGLVFHVINNRQEDFVGCSWLQAETCIRRSSQPAVEAQPQKELP; this is encoded by the coding sequence ATGGGACATTTGCGCGTCAGCGGCCTGGGCAAGGCCTACAAGCAGTATCCGAACCGCTGGAGCCGGCTGTTCGAATGGTTGATCCCCTTTTCCCGCCCGCGTCATCAATTGCACTGGATCCTGCAAGGAGTGGATTTCGAGATCCAGCCCGGGGAAGCCGTCGGCATCGTCGGGGTCAACGGTGCCGGCAAAAGCACGTTGCTCAAGATGATCACCGGCACCACCCAACCCACCTGCGGGCACATCCAGTTGCAAGGCCGCGTCGCCGCGTTGCTGGAATTGGGCATGGGCTTTCATCCGGACTTCACCGGCCGCCAGAACGCGTTCATGGCCGGTCAGTTGCTGGGTATGCAGGTGGAGGAAATCGAAGCCTTGATGCCCGAGATCGAGGGGTTTGCCGAAATCGGTGAAGCCATCGACCAGCCGGTGCGCACCTATTCCAGCGGCATGCAGATGCGCCTGGCGTTCAGCGTCGCCACCGCCCGGCGCCCGGACATCCTGATCGTCGACGAGGCGCTGTCAGTGGGCGACGCCTACTTCCAGCACAAGAGCTTCGAGCGCATCCGCAGCTTCCGCAAGGCCGGCACCACGCTGCTGATCGTGTCTCATGATCGCTCGGCGATCCAGTCGATCTGCGACACCGCCATCCTGCTTGAACACGGGCGCATGGCCATGCGCGGCAAGCCCGAAGAAGTGATGGATTACTACAACGCAATGCTGGCCCAGCGCGAAGGCCAGGTGGTCCGCCAGGAAATGCTCGCCAACGGCCAGGTGCGCACGATTTCCGGCACCGGCGAAGCCGGCATCATCGATGTGCAACTGCTTAACAGTCAGGGGCAATCGGTGGAAGTAGCCGAAATCGGCCAGCCGATGGTGTTGCAAGTGCGGGTTGAAGTCCGCCAGGACATCGAGCGGCTGGTGCTGGGCTTCCTGATCAAGGACCGTCTTGGCCAGCCCATGTACGGCATCAACACCCATCGCCAGGACAAAGCCGTGACCGACCTCAAGGCCGGTGAACAAATCACCTTCCGCTTCAGCTTCGACATGCGCCTGGGCAAGGGCAATTACTCCGTTGCGCTCAGCCTGTCGCGGCTGGACTCGCACCTGGACCGTAATTTCGAATGGCGCGACTACGGGTTGGTGTTTCACGTGATCAATAATCGCCAGGAAGATTTCGTCGGCTGTTCCTGGCTCCAGGCCGAGACCTGCAT